One Acinetobacter pullicarnis genomic region harbors:
- a CDS encoding IS3 family transposase (programmed frameshift), with the protein MEYFMARRPRRNHSNDFKAKVALAAIKAEKTLAELSAEFDVHQNQIIDWKNQLISASSQAFDQSKAPTEPPIDLKKLHAKIGEQALEIGFFRRCVEETGPLQPQKLIDDSLQISVSKQAQLLKVSRGCYYYRPKPVSASDLKLMRCMDELHMQYPFAGSRMMRDLLNRQGHHIGRRHTRTLMKKMGINALYCKPNLSQANQAHRKYPYLLKGLAIQRSNQVWSTDITYIPMAKGFVYLCAVIDWHSRKVLAHRVSISMEVTFCIETLNEAIEKYGRPEIFNTDQGSQFTSDAFIDVLKSNDIQISMDGKGRWVDNVMVERLWRSVKYEEVYLKAYSNVLDAKKQLNAYFEFYNLKRPHSSLDKMTPDEFYYDQLPQQNKVA; encoded by the exons ATGGAGTATTTTATGGCACGTAGACCAAGAAGAAATCATTCAAATGATTTTAAAGCTAAGGTAGCACTTGCTGCGATTAAAGCAGAAAAAACACTTGCTGAATTGAGTGCTGAATTTGATGTTCATCAAAACCAAATTATCGACTGGAAAAATCAACTGATTTCAGCTTCCTCGCAAGCTTTCGATCAATCAAAAGCTCCAACAGAACCACCCATCGATCTAAAAAAACTACATGCAAAAATCGGTGAGCAGGCATTAGAAATTG GATTTTTTAGAAGGTGTGTTGAAGAAACTGGGCCGCTTCAACCACAAAAGTTAATCGATGACTCACTTCAGATTTCAGTATCTAAGCAAGCTCAGCTGCTGAAAGTCTCCCGTGGTTGTTATTACTATCGCCCAAAACCTGTGAGTGCATCAGATCTGAAGCTGATGCGCTGTATGGATGAGTTACATATGCAATACCCTTTTGCAGGTAGCCGTATGATGCGTGATTTGTTGAATCGTCAAGGACATCATATAGGACGACGTCATACACGTACTTTAATGAAGAAAATGGGCATTAATGCGTTATATTGCAAACCAAATTTAAGCCAGGCTAATCAAGCTCACCGCAAATATCCATATCTGCTCAAAGGATTGGCTATTCAGCGCAGTAATCAAGTGTGGTCTACGGATATAACGTATATCCCTATGGCAAAAGGCTTTGTTTATTTATGTGCTGTGATTGATTGGCATAGCCGCAAGGTACTTGCGCATAGAGTATCGATTAGTATGGAGGTTACATTTTGCATAGAAACATTAAATGAAGCTATTGAAAAATATGGTCGACCTGAAATATTTAATACAGACCAAGGCAGTCAGTTTACCAGTGATGCATTTATTGATGTATTGAAATCAAATGACATCCAAATCAGCATGGATGGTAAAGGTCGATGGGTTGATAATGTGATGGTTGAACGATTATGGCGGAGCGTTAAATATGAAGAGGTGTATCTCAAAGCCTACAGCAATGTTTTGGATGCGAAGAAGCAATTAAACGCATATTTTGAATTTTATAATTTGAAACGACCTCATTCGAGTCTGGACAAAATGACTCCAGATGAGTTTTACTATGACCAGCTACCACAACAAAATAAGGTAGCTTAA
- a CDS encoding site-specific integrase yields MNSPFAINASTNLGTSQFFNIEKLTLPEGKSKVEISIPHVKGLKVVVSNASKSFMFRAVFAQKKISCMIGKYPDISLEQAINIVIQYQHSLNKGINPLEEKKRVKNLPTLKDFFYKTYLPLAKLNKKSWKDDISRFKNHIEATLGAIQINIITAAMLSDLMLEIKGENRSNATVNRSRALLSSMFNLAFEREVIDLSPMSRVKKFVEQNHIERYLSDDELQRLMQILTNHKVHGIENQIIVGIVEMLLLTGARKGEVLNLKWSDLDENNHLWKLNENKSGKPRIIQLNSEAQLIIRRMSRKYPYVFANPATALPYNDIRKTFQNILEAAQIENFRIHDLRHNFASMAVNNGCDIYVVQHLLGHASPTTTQRYAHLRQDTLRNASEMLAGRINSARPTL; encoded by the coding sequence ATGAACAGCCCTTTTGCAATCAACGCATCAACTAATTTAGGAACGTCACAGTTTTTCAATATTGAAAAACTCACACTACCAGAGGGTAAATCCAAAGTTGAAATCTCAATTCCTCATGTTAAAGGCCTGAAAGTTGTTGTTTCAAATGCCAGTAAGAGCTTCATGTTTCGAGCTGTTTTTGCTCAAAAAAAAATCAGCTGCATGATAGGGAAATATCCTGATATTTCCCTAGAACAAGCTATAAATATCGTTATTCAGTATCAGCACTCACTGAACAAAGGTATTAACCCTTTGGAGGAGAAAAAACGTGTCAAGAATCTACCCACCCTAAAAGACTTTTTCTACAAAACGTATTTACCTTTGGCTAAATTGAATAAAAAGTCTTGGAAGGATGATATTTCAAGATTCAAGAATCATATTGAAGCGACTTTGGGGGCTATTCAAATCAATATAATTACAGCAGCGATGCTCAGTGACTTAATGTTGGAAATCAAAGGGGAAAATCGATCAAATGCAACGGTCAATAGATCGAGAGCATTATTAAGCAGTATGTTCAATCTAGCCTTCGAACGAGAAGTAATTGATCTTAGCCCAATGAGCCGTGTCAAAAAATTCGTAGAGCAGAATCATATTGAGAGATACCTCAGTGATGATGAGCTTCAGCGACTTATGCAGATTCTTACAAATCACAAAGTTCACGGCATCGAAAATCAAATTATTGTTGGCATCGTTGAAATGTTGCTATTAACAGGAGCACGTAAAGGCGAAGTACTCAACCTTAAATGGAGTGATTTAGATGAAAATAATCATCTATGGAAACTCAATGAAAATAAGTCGGGAAAACCACGCATTATTCAGCTGAATAGTGAGGCCCAACTAATCATACGCAGAATGTCTCGTAAATATCCTTATGTATTTGCAAACCCTGCAACAGCCCTACCTTACAATGATATACGTAAAACCTTTCAAAACATCTTGGAAGCTGCTCAGATTGAGAATTTCCGTATTCATGATCTACGTCATAACTTCGCAAGTATGGCTGTGAATAATGGTTGTGATATCTATGTGGTACAGCACTTGTTGGGCCATGCTTCACCGACCACCACGCAGCGGTATGCGCATCTACGCCAAGATACTTTGCGTAACGCATCTGAAATGCTAGCTGGACGTATCAACAGCGCTCGCCCAACTCTCTAA
- a CDS encoding cold-shock protein gives MPTPSPREVFRKRLEFLNKKLITADIKDRKEYLSSKGIRIELKDITKFAQVLEDIFVENNFTAKTLGELTNYNIRSIMNLSRRIITSPVMRIEDLIVSYVTEEPISFAKFIDALLRGDYEAYKVSTGDDFGVISTFNVNSTKIHSPLLTLRVLALLRVAKHNGRDVEEKHLTVRSVINYFEVLDVDSISIEFCLKELVFLKLLEPYDPSTSVLNEGQRLAITYKGLVHYDLATKNNVYFYQMAITTGLSDPEVVYEIRSYYQSKRPFGDKTLYIRRKFSEYLLHEDKKYITQIQDKEQFECQRDLIKDINAFSLDRSGNGLNSLIQDNYSSLLGEKLVGKVNKYDQEKDYGFMAFSEISDEVYFKISRLIRNEIGAVYDGDVVYCTLKRGEKGISINTIDGFVEDKNEFQIEKCLITFYNMERGFGFANIGITSNDAFFHKTAFPNNFSEHIKENLEFQAEIRLKENGKYYVRRCLGLIE, from the coding sequence TTGCCAACACCTTCACCAAGAGAGGTTTTTAGAAAGCGACTAGAATTTCTCAATAAAAAACTTATTACAGCTGATATAAAAGATAGAAAAGAATATTTATCTAGTAAAGGAATTCGCATAGAACTCAAAGATATTACAAAGTTTGCACAGGTTTTAGAGGATATCTTCGTTGAGAATAATTTTACAGCGAAAACTTTAGGTGAATTAACTAACTACAATATCCGTTCAATTATGAATCTTTCAAGAAGAATCATCACATCCCCAGTAATGAGAATTGAAGACCTTATTGTCAGTTATGTAACTGAAGAACCTATCAGTTTTGCCAAGTTTATTGATGCCCTGCTTCGTGGAGATTATGAGGCTTATAAGGTAAGTACTGGGGATGATTTTGGTGTTATTTCGACTTTCAACGTAAATTCAACGAAAATCCATTCTCCACTACTAACTTTGCGAGTACTTGCTTTGTTAAGAGTAGCAAAACACAATGGGAGAGATGTTGAAGAAAAACATTTAACTGTACGGTCAGTTATTAACTATTTTGAAGTATTAGATGTAGATTCTATTAGTATTGAGTTTTGCTTAAAAGAGCTAGTTTTTTTAAAACTACTGGAACCTTATGACCCTTCAACAAGTGTATTAAATGAAGGACAACGGTTAGCCATAACGTATAAAGGTTTGGTTCATTATGATTTAGCCACAAAGAATAATGTATATTTTTACCAAATGGCAATTACTACGGGATTAAGTGATCCAGAAGTAGTTTATGAAATTCGAAGTTATTATCAATCAAAACGCCCTTTTGGAGATAAAACTTTATACATCAGAAGGAAGTTTTCAGAATATCTACTTCATGAAGACAAAAAGTATATAACTCAAATTCAGGATAAAGAGCAGTTCGAATGCCAAAGAGATTTGATTAAAGATATAAATGCTTTTAGTCTTGATAGGAGTGGTAATGGACTAAATTCACTTATTCAAGACAATTATTCTAGTCTTCTAGGAGAGAAATTAGTCGGTAAAGTGAATAAATATGATCAAGAAAAAGACTATGGATTTATGGCCTTTTCTGAAATAAGTGATGAAGTTTACTTCAAAATTTCCAGACTTATAAGAAATGAAATAGGTGCAGTCTATGATGGAGATGTTGTGTACTGTACATTAAAGCGCGGGGAAAAAGGAATCTCTATAAATACTATAGATGGATTTGTCGAAGATAAAAATGAATTTCAGATTGAAAAGTGTCTCATAACATTTTACAACATGGAGCGAGGATTCGGCTTTGCTAATATAGGTATTACGTCAAATGATGCTTTCTTTCATAAGACAGCATTCCCAAATAACTTTTCTGAACACATTAAAGAGAATTTGGAATTTCAAGCCGAAATAAGACTAAAAGAAAATGGGAAGTATTATGTAAGACGCTGTTTGGGCTTAATTGAGTAA
- a CDS encoding DEAD/DEAH box helicase, with product MSKKTFMLDKSQFLTHLGLKIPPNQSFFLIAPTGSGKTSFTMEDLNTQFEFVLILVPTQAKVMELESEYPKVKCSKYLFFCGNKSPDESIRSFKGVVVATYDKFDKVIELMTPLQKKKALLVIDESHKLYSAGSFRDSALTPVIWHLQQRSIPSILFLTATKTNTLFEQLKIKIDQEYIIEHKNPIIRSIEVVSLLKGDQYTCVAMIENRIKQLKKEYISLPKDQRCKTIIVRVNSREKCDNLQRYFEDKFKLKCLVVHSKSKNNVDVREIFETQKIPKGVDIVFTTSIMDEAVNLKNEQIEVDSIFVLGKQAHVEELVQFIGRLRLANVPCYLLLHTEICRTHDDPSKIHEKHIKKLNDFISRVNKIAEALASLAEDYEFDLQDIEKPNIYDKVNRMNESFKEWFGCKLFAVYKGKSLENIASLVSTLYQIDAGQFYSSFEYLKWRIQKFLPNCKISYAENKTLETPQDIKDFFNEQKSNAEQAYAESIDTGIEIFLKHFQTINFKPESLKDISSKFIKNKQQDEAYIEDLVWHKDYQVRHYEEVSQVLNETIYLSQHITNLHDIREILTQKKFREILKVTEAYANNEFIRHIVKQLYGSNPNKYLHGHYTLNGVQASKLLSKTIKAVQDQTHLPMRTIIKENLIKGMRYDYKTDAFDITESKALNFLAAYFEVKDKNKNKPERRYLEFQGIAVGGFEYLSLKDLQAPHLIAKEKFILNEKTYDAYSGQCLTKLTRTLSMEDLYNEL from the coding sequence ATGTCTAAAAAAACATTTATGCTTGATAAAAGTCAATTTCTAACCCATTTAGGGCTAAAAATACCACCTAATCAAAGCTTCTTTTTGATTGCACCAACAGGATCAGGCAAAACCTCTTTTACAATGGAGGACTTAAATACTCAATTTGAGTTTGTCCTGATCCTAGTTCCGACTCAGGCCAAAGTAATGGAACTGGAAAGTGAATATCCTAAAGTTAAATGCTCAAAATATTTATTTTTTTGTGGAAATAAAAGTCCTGATGAAAGTATTCGTAGTTTTAAAGGTGTTGTAGTCGCTACATATGATAAATTCGACAAAGTCATAGAGTTAATGACGCCTTTGCAAAAAAAGAAAGCTCTACTGGTCATTGATGAATCTCATAAACTTTATTCAGCAGGATCATTTCGAGATAGCGCTTTAACACCTGTCATTTGGCATCTACAACAGCGCTCGATTCCCTCAATATTATTTTTGACTGCAACTAAAACCAATACGTTATTTGAGCAGTTAAAAATCAAGATTGATCAAGAATATATCATTGAACATAAGAATCCGATTATCCGTAGTATTGAAGTTGTTTCATTGCTTAAGGGGGATCAATATACCTGTGTTGCTATGATTGAGAATAGAATCAAGCAGCTCAAAAAAGAATATATCAGCTTGCCTAAAGATCAACGCTGTAAGACCATTATTGTACGGGTCAATTCACGAGAGAAATGTGACAATCTACAGCGATATTTTGAGGATAAATTCAAGCTAAAATGTCTTGTGGTACATAGTAAGTCTAAGAACAATGTTGATGTTCGTGAGATTTTTGAGACACAGAAGATCCCGAAAGGTGTCGATATTGTATTTACAACCTCAATCATGGATGAAGCTGTAAATCTTAAAAACGAACAGATTGAGGTTGATTCTATTTTTGTACTTGGAAAACAAGCGCACGTAGAAGAATTGGTTCAATTCATTGGTCGTTTACGTTTGGCCAATGTACCTTGTTATCTGCTATTGCATACCGAAATTTGTCGTACCCATGATGACCCATCAAAGATTCATGAAAAGCATATTAAAAAGCTGAATGACTTTATATCACGTGTAAATAAAATTGCAGAAGCTCTAGCAAGTCTTGCTGAAGATTATGAGTTCGATCTGCAAGATATCGAGAAGCCAAATATTTATGACAAAGTTAATCGAATGAATGAGAGTTTTAAAGAATGGTTCGGTTGCAAGCTTTTTGCTGTCTATAAAGGAAAATCCCTAGAGAATATTGCGAGCCTTGTTTCAACGCTGTATCAAATAGATGCTGGCCAATTCTATAGTAGCTTCGAATACCTCAAGTGGCGTATCCAAAAATTTCTTCCTAATTGTAAGATTAGCTATGCTGAGAACAAAACGCTTGAAACACCTCAAGATATCAAGGATTTTTTTAATGAGCAAAAAAGTAATGCTGAACAAGCCTATGCTGAGAGTATTGATACAGGAATTGAAATTTTTCTTAAGCATTTTCAGACTATAAATTTTAAACCTGAATCATTAAAAGATATTTCAAGTAAGTTCATCAAGAATAAACAGCAAGATGAGGCTTATATTGAGGACCTTGTTTGGCATAAAGACTATCAGGTTCGACACTATGAAGAGGTTAGCCAAGTTCTAAATGAAACGATCTATCTGTCGCAGCATATAACTAATTTACATGATATACGTGAAATACTTACCCAGAAGAAATTTAGGGAAATATTGAAAGTCACTGAGGCTTATGCGAATAATGAATTTATCCGTCATATCGTTAAACAACTCTATGGCAGTAATCCTAATAAATATTTGCATGGTCACTATACCCTTAATGGCGTACAGGCCAGTAAATTATTGAGTAAGACAATCAAAGCCGTACAGGATCAGACACACCTACCGATGCGAACGATCATTAAAGAGAACCTGATCAAAGGAATGCGTTATGACTATAAAACCGATGCCTTTGACATTACTGAAAGCAAAGCCTTAAACTTTCTTGCTGCTTATTTTGAGGTCAAAGACAAAAATAAGAATAAACCTGAAAGACGCTACCTTGAATTTCAGGGTATTGCTGTTGGCGGCTTTGAATACCTGAGTCTTAAAGATTTACAAGCTCCGCATCTCATTGCAAAAGAAAAATTTATACTCAATGAGAAGACCTATGATGCCTATTCTGGTCAATGTCTGACTAAGCTGACTCGTACACTAAGCATGGAAGATCTTTATAACGAACTTTAA
- a CDS encoding efflux RND transporter permease subunit — translation MNIPRFFIDRPIFAVVLSIVMMIAGIVAFFQLPLSEYPAVTPPTVQVTASYPGANPAVIAETVAAPLEQAITGVEDMLYMSSQSATDGRMVLTVTFAQGTNADMAQIQVQNRVARALPRLPEEVQRQGVVTQKTSPDILMVVHLLSPDKRYDPLYMSNYAHMNVRDELSRIPGISDVLVWGAGEYSMRLWLDPDLIASRGLTAGDVIAAVREQNVQVAAGSVGQAPNSSAEFQVTVNTLGRLTDEEQFGDIIIRTGSDGQMTRLRDVARIEMGADAYALRSLLDGEPAVALQIIQSPGANALDVSQAVRTTMQRLEGKFPEGLSSRIAYDPTVFVRASLETVATTLLEAILLVVIVVVLFLRNWRASIIPLMAVPVSLIGTFAVMYLMGFSLNTLSLFGLVLSIGIVVDDAIVVVENVERHIENGEKPIEAARRAMQEVTGPIIAITSVLAAVFIPTAFLSGLQGEFYRQFALTIAISTILSAVNSLTLSPALAALLLRPRKAAVVHDPQSIRGRANRTFQWLGRPFQRAPNAYGNMVRKLVRLSGVVLIVYGGMLFLTYVGFKAVPPGFVPMQDKYYLVGIAQLPNAASLDRTEAVVKQMTKIALAEPGVESVVAFPGLSINGFVNVPNAAVMFVMLDPFKDRITPDLSANAIMGRLQAKFSSIPDGFLGVFPPPPVPGLGATGGFKMQIEDRSGAGLNALVEQTQILMTKATESGQVAGVMTSFDVNAPQLDVAIDRTQAKSQGVLLSDIFESLQVYLGSLYVNDFNRFGRTYKVMAQADAEHRMQAEAIGRLQVRNAAGDMLPLSSFLSVTPSAGPDRIIHYNGYPSADISGAAMLGVSSGQAVAEMERLAKEFLADGISFEWTDLTYQQKLAGNTALFIFPLCVLLAYLILAAQYNSWLLPFAVLLIVPMCLLSAVLGIWWVGGDNNIFVQIGLIVLVGLAAKNAILIVEFARSLEAAGSTALDAVIEACRLRLRPIVMTSLAFIAGVVPLVFATGAGAEMRQAMGIAVFAGMLGVTLFGLFLTPIFYVVIRKISARFERSKKIDQSLEEESHL, via the coding sequence ATGAATATCCCTCGGTTTTTTATTGATCGACCAATCTTTGCTGTTGTCCTCTCGATTGTCATGATGATTGCGGGCATTGTAGCCTTTTTCCAATTACCATTAAGTGAATACCCCGCAGTAACCCCACCTACGGTACAAGTTACCGCTTCCTATCCCGGTGCCAATCCTGCTGTAATTGCTGAAACGGTGGCAGCGCCTCTGGAGCAGGCGATTACTGGCGTTGAGGACATGTTATATATGTCTTCGCAATCGGCAACGGATGGCCGCATGGTGCTTACCGTCACATTTGCGCAAGGCACCAATGCGGATATGGCTCAGATTCAGGTACAAAATAGGGTTGCGCGTGCACTGCCACGCTTGCCTGAAGAAGTACAGCGTCAGGGTGTTGTCACACAGAAAACTTCGCCAGATATCTTAATGGTCGTACATCTATTATCACCCGATAAACGTTATGACCCATTGTATATGTCGAACTATGCTCACATGAATGTGCGTGATGAGTTGTCTCGTATTCCCGGAATTAGTGATGTGTTGGTATGGGGTGCAGGGGAGTATAGTATGCGCCTTTGGCTCGACCCTGATTTGATCGCTTCGCGAGGACTGACTGCTGGGGATGTGATTGCTGCAGTACGTGAACAAAATGTACAGGTGGCCGCAGGCTCCGTTGGGCAGGCACCGAATTCCAGTGCAGAATTTCAAGTCACGGTAAATACGCTTGGTCGATTAACCGATGAAGAACAGTTTGGTGACATTATCATTCGTACTGGTAGTGATGGCCAAATGACGCGTTTACGTGATGTTGCGCGGATTGAAATGGGCGCTGATGCTTATGCGCTACGTAGTCTGCTTGACGGCGAACCTGCGGTTGCATTGCAAATTATTCAGAGTCCAGGAGCGAATGCACTTGACGTTTCTCAAGCTGTACGAACAACGATGCAGCGACTTGAGGGTAAATTCCCAGAAGGACTCAGCTCTCGTATTGCCTATGATCCTACCGTATTTGTCCGTGCATCACTGGAAACAGTAGCAACCACGTTATTAGAAGCCATCCTTTTGGTCGTGATTGTCGTGGTGCTATTCCTACGAAATTGGCGTGCTTCTATTATTCCACTGATGGCTGTGCCAGTCTCGCTGATCGGTACTTTCGCAGTGATGTATCTGATGGGCTTCTCACTTAATACTTTGTCATTGTTTGGTTTAGTACTTTCAATAGGGATCGTCGTGGATGACGCTATTGTCGTGGTCGAGAATGTTGAAAGGCATATTGAAAATGGGGAGAAACCGATTGAGGCGGCAAGGAGAGCGATGCAGGAGGTGACAGGTCCGATTATCGCGATTACGTCAGTGCTTGCCGCTGTATTCATTCCGACCGCTTTTCTCAGTGGTTTGCAGGGAGAGTTCTATCGCCAGTTCGCGCTGACGATTGCGATTTCAACTATTCTGTCTGCTGTCAACTCGCTTACTCTCAGTCCAGCGCTTGCTGCATTGTTATTACGTCCACGTAAAGCTGCGGTGGTACATGATCCGCAGAGCATTCGCGGTCGGGCTAATCGCACGTTTCAGTGGTTGGGTCGACCATTTCAACGTGCACCTAACGCTTATGGCAACATGGTACGTAAACTCGTGCGCTTGAGTGGAGTGGTACTGATCGTTTATGGAGGCATGTTGTTCTTGACCTATGTCGGTTTTAAGGCCGTACCACCTGGCTTCGTACCAATGCAGGATAAATACTATCTTGTGGGGATTGCACAACTTCCAAATGCTGCATCACTAGACCGCACTGAGGCTGTGGTGAAGCAGATGACTAAAATTGCATTGGCTGAACCTGGGGTTGAAAGTGTGGTTGCCTTTCCAGGACTTTCAATCAATGGTTTTGTGAATGTACCAAATGCAGCCGTGATGTTCGTGATGCTTGATCCCTTTAAGGATCGTATTACACCTGATCTGAGCGCTAATGCAATTATGGGGCGTTTACAAGCAAAATTCTCAAGTATTCCTGATGGTTTCCTCGGCGTATTTCCACCACCGCCAGTACCAGGTCTTGGTGCAACAGGTGGTTTTAAAATGCAGATCGAAGACCGAAGTGGTGCAGGGTTGAATGCCTTGGTAGAACAAACGCAGATATTAATGACAAAAGCGACCGAATCAGGACAAGTTGCAGGGGTGATGACCAGTTTTGATGTCAATGCACCACAACTCGATGTTGCGATTGATCGTACTCAGGCAAAAAGCCAAGGAGTGTTATTGTCAGATATATTCGAGTCATTACAAGTTTATCTTGGCTCACTTTATGTTAATGATTTCAATCGCTTCGGAAGAACATATAAAGTTATGGCTCAAGCAGATGCAGAACATCGGATGCAAGCTGAAGCTATTGGTCGCTTACAGGTACGTAATGCAGCTGGAGATATGCTGCCATTGTCATCATTTTTAAGTGTTACTCCAAGTGCAGGTCCTGATCGAATCATTCATTACAATGGCTATCCATCAGCCGATATTTCAGGGGCTGCTATGCTGGGTGTAAGTTCAGGGCAGGCCGTAGCCGAAATGGAACGTTTGGCGAAAGAATTCTTAGCAGATGGCATAAGTTTTGAGTGGACAGATCTTACCTATCAACAAAAGTTAGCAGGCAATACAGCGCTGTTTATTTTCCCACTGTGTGTACTGTTAGCCTATCTGATTTTGGCTGCACAATATAACAGTTGGTTACTACCTTTTGCAGTTCTGCTGATTGTACCAATGTGTTTGTTAAGTGCAGTGCTTGGGATTTGGTGGGTAGGTGGCGATAACAACATTTTCGTACAGATTGGGCTGATTGTTCTTGTTGGCTTAGCTGCCAAGAATGCGATTTTGATTGTTGAGTTTGCGCGGAGTCTTGAAGCCGCAGGATCAACGGCACTTGACGCAGTAATTGAGGCCTGTCGCTTGCGGTTACGGCCGATTGTGATGACGTCATTGGCCTTTATTGCAGGTGTGGTTCCGTTAGTGTTTGCGACCGGGGCAGGTGCTGAAATGCGTCAGGCGATGGGCATTGCTGTTTTTGCAGGGATGTTAGGCGTGACTTTGTTTGGATTGTTTCTGACCCCCATTTTTTATGTCGTGATACGTAAAATATCGGCTCGTTTTGAGCGATCTAAGAAGATTGATCAATCTCTAGAAGAGGAAAGTCACTTATGA
- a CDS encoding efflux RND transporter periplasmic adaptor subunit, with amino-acid sequence MMKLKRISLPAVTACLALALVGCQETVPEAASAKPPSVPVAKVMAKPVTPSVEFTGALAAVKHVELRPRVAGYIQSVSVPEGRFVEKGQELFRIDPRVFQAKLNAAIAQLREAEVASVLAQTEYIRAKQLFEQKIIARDRLDTTMAALGVSKAQVDAAKAVRDAAQLDLSFTRVTASMSGRVGQILVTEGNYVTSGITPLMSIVSTNPLHVYFDVDERTYLQSLAAGRAKAGSNVGEAVKVKVALLTDQMHSRLGHVDFLSNTVDRGTGTIRARAVVDNTDGLLIPGLFAKVKLETGKPVDRVLISDQSIGTDQGSRYVLVVGKGDVTEYRPVELGPVIDGLRVIEKGLKPNERIVVKGLVRPGMQVSPQVTTIDGKTITPQKAVGASQ; translated from the coding sequence ATGATGAAACTTAAACGAATAAGCTTACCTGCAGTCACGGCTTGCCTAGCTTTGGCGCTTGTAGGCTGTCAAGAAACAGTCCCTGAAGCTGCTTCTGCCAAGCCGCCAAGTGTTCCTGTTGCCAAAGTCATGGCGAAGCCCGTAACGCCATCTGTTGAATTCACTGGGGCATTGGCTGCGGTCAAACATGTTGAGTTGCGACCAAGGGTCGCTGGTTATATTCAAAGTGTGAGCGTTCCTGAAGGGCGCTTTGTTGAAAAGGGGCAAGAGCTTTTTAGAATTGATCCACGGGTTTTTCAAGCCAAACTCAACGCAGCAATAGCACAGTTACGTGAAGCAGAAGTAGCATCAGTGTTGGCTCAAACAGAATATATTCGGGCCAAACAATTATTTGAACAAAAAATCATTGCACGTGATCGACTCGATACCACAATGGCTGCTTTGGGGGTCAGTAAAGCACAAGTCGATGCAGCTAAAGCCGTACGTGATGCAGCTCAATTAGATTTAAGTTTTACTCGAGTGACAGCATCAATGAGTGGGCGTGTTGGGCAAATCCTTGTGACCGAAGGAAACTATGTCACGAGTGGTATCACGCCATTAATGAGCATCGTCTCAACTAATCCGTTGCACGTTTATTTTGATGTTGACGAACGTACTTATTTACAATCGCTTGCAGCAGGTCGCGCCAAAGCAGGTTCAAATGTAGGAGAGGCAGTAAAGGTCAAAGTGGCCCTACTTACTGATCAGATGCATTCAAGACTCGGTCATGTTGATTTTCTCTCGAACACTGTTGATCGTGGTACAGGAACGATACGTGCCCGTGCCGTTGTCGATAATACCGATGGATTATTGATACCTGGACTTTTTGCCAAGGTCAAATTAGAGACAGGCAAACCAGTGGATCGAGTGCTCATTTCTGATCAATCGATAGGTACTGATCAAGGGAGTCGTTATGTATTGGTGGTTGGTAAAGGGGATGTGACGGAGTATAGGCCAGTGGAGCTTGGGCCAGTCATCGATGGTTTACGTGTGATCGAGAAAGGTTTAAAGCCAAATGAACGTATCGTCGTTAAAGGCTTAGTACGTCCTGGAATGCAGGTCTCACCGCAAGTAACGACAATTGATGGGAAGACGATTACACCGCAGAAAGCAGTGGGGGCTAGTCAATGA